A region of Bacillus cabrialesii DNA encodes the following proteins:
- the ganR gene encoding galactan degradation operon transcriptional regulator GanR, translating into MATIKDIAQEAGFSISTVSRVLNNDESLSVPDETREKIYEAAEKLNYRKKTVRPLVKHIAFLYWLTDKEELEDVYFKTMRLEVEKLAKAFNVDMATYKISDGIESIPELTEGFIAVGTFSDQELAFLRNLTENGVFIDSTPDPDHFDSVRPDLAQMTRKTVNILSEKGHKNIGFIGGTYKNPNTNQDEMDIREQTFRSYMSEKGMLDERYIFCHRGFSVENGYRLMTAAIDTLGDQLPTAFLIAADPIAVGCLQALNEKGIAIPNRVSVVSINNISFAKYVSPPLTTFHIDIYELCKNAVEMLLEQVQDKRKTIKTLYVGAELIVRKSMN; encoded by the coding sequence TTCCCGCGTTTTAAATAACGATGAAAGCCTTTCTGTTCCTGATGAGACACGGGAGAAAATCTATGAAGCGGCGGAGAAGCTCAATTACCGCAAGAAAACAGTGAGGCCGCTAGTCAAACATATTGCATTTTTATATTGGCTGACAGATAAAGAAGAATTAGAAGATGTCTATTTTAAAACAATGAGATTAGAAGTAGAGAAACTGGCGAAAGCATTCAATGTCGACATGGCCACTTATAAAATATCGGATGGAATTGAAAGCATTCCTGAACTTACCGAAGGGTTTATAGCCGTCGGCACATTTTCCGATCAAGAACTGGCTTTCCTCAGAAATCTCACTGAAAATGGCGTTTTTATCGATTCAACTCCTGATCCCGATCACTTTGACTCGGTTAGGCCTGATTTAGCCCAAATGACAAGAAAGACGGTAAACATCTTGAGCGAAAAAGGGCACAAGAACATCGGATTTATCGGCGGCACATACAAAAATCCGAACACCAATCAGGATGAAATGGACATCCGTGAACAAACCTTCAGATCCTATATGAGCGAAAAAGGCATGCTGGACGAGCGTTATATTTTTTGTCATCGCGGATTTTCTGTAGAAAACGGCTACCGCCTGATGACAGCAGCGATTGACACATTAGGCGATCAGCTTCCGACTGCTTTTTTGATAGCGGCGGATCCGATTGCAGTAGGCTGTCTGCAAGCCCTGAACGAAAAAGGGATTGCCATACCGAACAGGGTAAGCGTTGTGAGCATCAACAACATCAGCTTCGCAAAGTATGTCTCGCCACCTCTGACAACGTTTCATATAGATATATATGAATTATGTAAAAATGCTGTTGAAATGCTGCTTGAACAAGTGCAGGACAAGAGAAAGACGATAAAAACATTATATGTGGGCGCGGAATTAATCGTCAGAAAGAGCATGAATTAA
- the ganQ gene encoding arabinogalactan oligomer ABC transporter permease GanQ, which yields MLADMKVRKYIRLLLSYLLLACMAVIIVYPLLWTAGASFNPGNSLISTSIIPKHPTFDHYKELFAGKESLQYVQWYINSMKISLFTMAGSLTCVTFTAYAFSRFRFKGRKYALTLFLLLQMIPQFSALIALFVLAQILGMINSHWLLILLYIGGLIPMNTYLMKGYMDSIPMDLDESAKIDGASSTRIFFQIILPLSKPMAAVVAMNGFTGPLGDFVLSSTILRTPESYTLPVGLFNLVNDVMGASYTTFAAGALLISIPVAVIFIMLQKNFVSGLTAGGTKG from the coding sequence ATGCTGGCAGATATGAAGGTCAGAAAATATATCCGTCTCCTACTCTCTTACTTATTATTAGCCTGTATGGCGGTCATCATTGTTTATCCTCTCCTTTGGACGGCAGGCGCAAGCTTTAACCCCGGCAATAGCTTGATCAGTACATCCATCATTCCGAAGCATCCGACATTCGACCATTACAAGGAATTATTTGCGGGCAAAGAAAGCCTTCAATATGTGCAGTGGTATATCAACTCCATGAAGATCAGCCTGTTTACGATGGCGGGGTCTTTAACTTGTGTGACGTTTACCGCCTATGCGTTTTCGCGCTTTCGATTTAAAGGGAGGAAGTACGCTTTAACCCTCTTTTTATTGCTGCAAATGATTCCTCAGTTTTCAGCTTTAATCGCTTTGTTTGTATTGGCGCAAATCTTGGGAATGATCAATAGCCACTGGCTGTTAATCTTGCTTTATATCGGCGGCCTGATCCCGATGAATACGTATTTGATGAAAGGGTACATGGATTCCATTCCGATGGATTTAGACGAAAGCGCCAAGATTGACGGAGCCAGCAGCACAAGAATCTTCTTCCAGATCATTCTGCCATTATCAAAACCGATGGCGGCAGTGGTTGCCATGAACGGGTTTACAGGACCGCTCGGAGATTTTGTGCTGTCCTCAACGATATTGAGAACGCCTGAATCATATACATTGCCCGTCGGCCTATTCAATTTAGTGAATGATGTCATGGGGGCCAGCTATACGACTTTTGCGGCCGGAGCCCTGCTCATCAGCATACCGGTTGCCGTCATTTTTATCATGCTGCAAAAGAATTTTGTGTCCGGATTAACCGCAGGGGGAACGAAAGGCTAA
- the ganS gene encoding arabinogalactan oligomer ABC transporter substrate-binding protein GanS has protein sequence MKMVKKYSVLMLCAAVGLSLAACGPKESTSAKSSSKGSELVVWEDKEKSIGIKDAVAAFEKEHDVKVKVVEKPYAKQIEDLRMDGPAGTGPDVLTMPGDQIGTAVTEGLLKELHVEKDVQSLYTDASIQSQMVDQKLYGLPKAVETTVLFYNKDLISEKELPQTLEEWYDYSKKTADGSKFGFLALFDQIYYAESVMSGYGGYIFGKDKDGSYNPSDIGLNNEGAVKGAALIQKFYKDGLFPAGIIGEQGINVLESLFTEGKAAAIISGPWNVEAFSKAGINYGITKLPKLENGKNMSSFIGVKSYNVSAFSKNAELAQELAVFLANEKNSKTRYEETKEVPAVKSLANDPAIMKSEAARAVTEQSRFSEPTPNIPEMNEIWTPADSALQTVATGKADPKQALDQAAETAKGQMKAKHSGK, from the coding sequence ATGAAAATGGTAAAAAAGTATTCCGTACTCATGCTGTGTGCGGCTGTCGGTTTATCCTTGGCGGCCTGCGGCCCAAAGGAAAGCACCAGCGCCAAATCAAGTTCAAAAGGGTCAGAGCTTGTCGTGTGGGAGGATAAAGAAAAGAGCATCGGCATTAAAGACGCCGTTGCTGCGTTTGAAAAAGAGCATGATGTGAAGGTCAAAGTCGTTGAAAAACCGTATGCCAAGCAGATTGAAGATTTGCGGATGGACGGACCGGCCGGCACGGGGCCTGACGTGTTAACAATGCCGGGTGACCAAATCGGTACGGCTGTCACGGAAGGATTACTCAAGGAATTGCATGTCGAAAAGGACGTTCAGTCGCTTTATACTGACGCTTCCATTCAGTCTCAAATGGTTGATCAAAAGCTTTATGGGCTGCCTAAAGCGGTCGAAACGACAGTGCTTTTTTACAACAAAGATCTCATTTCAGAAAAGGAATTGCCGCAAACGCTGGAAGAGTGGTACGACTATTCCAAAAAGACTGCTGATGGCAGCAAATTTGGCTTTTTAGCCCTATTCGATCAAATTTATTACGCGGAAAGCGTGATGAGCGGATACGGCGGATACATTTTTGGAAAGGACAAAGACGGCAGCTATAACCCGTCAGACATTGGACTCAATAATGAAGGCGCTGTCAAAGGGGCGGCGCTGATTCAGAAGTTTTACAAAGATGGTTTATTCCCGGCCGGCATTATTGGAGAACAGGGAATTAATGTATTGGAATCACTGTTCACAGAAGGGAAAGCCGCCGCGATTATCTCAGGCCCGTGGAATGTAGAAGCCTTTTCGAAAGCAGGAATCAATTATGGCATAACGAAGCTGCCGAAGCTGGAAAATGGGAAAAACATGAGTTCCTTTATCGGCGTCAAAAGCTACAACGTCAGTGCGTTTTCTAAGAATGCGGAGCTGGCGCAAGAATTAGCCGTTTTCCTGGCAAACGAAAAAAATTCTAAAACACGATATGAAGAAACGAAGGAAGTTCCTGCTGTGAAATCCTTAGCCAATGACCCGGCTATTATGAAAAGCGAGGCTGCGCGGGCGGTTACTGAACAATCCCGCTTCTCAGAGCCGACGCCGAATATTCCGGAAATGAATGAAATATGGACGCCGGCTGATTCGGCATTGCAGACGGTTGCAACAGGAAAAGCGGATCCCAAGCAAGCATTGGATCAAGCGGCTGAAACCGCTAAAGGACAAATGAAAGCAAAGCATAGCGGAAAATAA
- the ganP gene encoding arabinogalactan oligomer ABC transporter permease GanP, with the protein MQHRQIALLLSIIPGLGQFYNKQWIKGFVFLFLGASFFAVFGDLLNMGFWGIFTLGTEVPRDNSVFLLAEGIIAVIVTCFGLAVYYVNLRDAFQSGKQRDENKPLSSLKEQYQHIISHGYPYVVSGPSLFILIFAVVFPILFSFALAFTNYDLYHSPPAKLIDWVGFQTFANIFTVDIWRSTFFDVLAWTVVWTLAASTLQVSLGIFLAIIVNQKDIRFKRFFRTILILPWAVPGFVTILIFAGLFNDSFGAMNHDILAFFGIEPLPWMTDANWSRLALILMQGWLGFPYIFLVSTGVLQSIPDDLYEAATIDGASVFAKLRYITLPMVFIAMAPIIITQFTFNFNNFNIIYLFNGGGPAVTGSTAGGTDILVSWIYKLTMQSSQYSLAAALTILLSVFVISIALWQFRQTKSFKEEA; encoded by the coding sequence GTGCAGCATCGTCAAATCGCTTTGTTGCTGTCTATCATCCCAGGGCTGGGGCAATTTTATAACAAGCAATGGATAAAAGGTTTTGTCTTTCTTTTCTTAGGCGCATCGTTTTTTGCGGTCTTTGGAGATCTGCTCAATATGGGGTTTTGGGGAATCTTTACTTTAGGAACAGAAGTGCCGCGGGATAATTCCGTGTTTCTGCTGGCGGAAGGGATTATCGCTGTGATCGTGACCTGCTTTGGCCTTGCGGTGTATTATGTGAATCTTCGCGATGCGTTTCAAAGCGGAAAACAGCGCGATGAAAACAAGCCATTGAGCTCCCTCAAGGAACAATATCAACATATCATTTCTCATGGCTATCCTTACGTTGTCAGCGGCCCATCTTTGTTTATTTTAATTTTCGCCGTAGTGTTTCCTATCTTATTCAGCTTTGCATTAGCGTTTACAAACTATGATTTGTATCATTCTCCTCCCGCTAAATTAATTGATTGGGTCGGTTTTCAAACCTTCGCAAACATTTTCACAGTTGATATTTGGAGGTCGACTTTTTTTGATGTGCTGGCTTGGACGGTGGTTTGGACACTTGCCGCGTCTACGCTGCAAGTCAGTTTAGGGATTTTTCTCGCGATCATTGTCAATCAGAAAGACATTCGTTTTAAACGCTTTTTCCGGACGATTCTAATTTTGCCATGGGCCGTTCCCGGGTTTGTTACAATTTTAATTTTTGCAGGGCTGTTTAATGATAGCTTCGGCGCGATGAATCACGACATCTTGGCTTTCTTCGGCATAGAGCCTCTTCCGTGGATGACAGATGCCAATTGGTCAAGACTTGCGCTGATTCTCATGCAGGGCTGGCTCGGGTTTCCGTACATCTTTCTCGTTTCAACAGGCGTATTGCAGTCCATCCCGGACGATTTGTATGAAGCAGCCACGATTGATGGCGCTTCTGTCTTCGCAAAGCTGAGATACATCACGCTTCCGATGGTGTTCATTGCCATGGCTCCGATTATCATTACCCAGTTTACGTTTAATTTTAATAACTTTAATATTATCTATCTATTCAATGGCGGCGGCCCTGCTGTGACCGGATCAACAGCCGGCGGGACAGATATCCTTGTTTCGTGGATTTATAAATTGACAATGCAGTCCAGTCAATATTCACTCGCCGCTGCGTTAACGATTTTATTATCTGTGTTTGTCATCTCCATCGCATTGTGGCAGTTCAGACAGACGAAGTCTTTTAAAGAGGAGGCATAG
- the ganA gene encoding beta-galactosidase GanA, with the protein MMSKLEKTHVTEAKFMLHGGDYNPDQWLDRPDILADDIKLMKLSHTNTFSVGIFAWSALEPEEGVYQFDWLDDIFQRIHSIGGRVILATPSGARPAWLSQTYPEVLRVNAARVKQLHGGRHNHCITSKTYREKTQNINRLLAERYGNHPALLMWHISNEYGGDCHCDQCQRAFREWLKSKYDNSLKTLNHAWWTPFWSHTFNDWSQIESPSPIGESGLHGMNLDWRRFVTDQTISFYENEIVPLKELTPHIPITTNFMADTPDLIPYQGLDYSKFAKHVDVISWDAYPVWHNDWESTADLAMKVGFINDLYRSLKQQPFLLMECTPSAVNWHNVNKAKRPGMNLLSSMQMIAHGSDSVLYFQYRKSRGSSEKLHGAIVGHDNSSKNRVFQEVAKVGETLEQLSEVVGTKRPAETAILYDWENHWALEDAQGFAKATKRYPQTLQQHYRTFWEHDIPVDVITKEQDFAPYKLLIVPMLYLISEDTISRLKSFTANGGTLVMTYISGIVNEHDLTYTGGWHPDLQAIFGIEPLETDTLYPNDRNAVTYRGQTYEMKDYATVIDVKTASAEAVYQEDFYARTPAVTSHQYQQGKAYFIGARLEDQFHRDFYEGLITDLSLSPVFPVRHGKGVSVQARQDQDHDYIFIMNFTEEKQLVTFDQSVKDIMTGDILSGRLTMEQYEVRIVVNTH; encoded by the coding sequence ATGATGTCAAAGCTTGAAAAAACACACGTAACAGAAGCGAAATTTATGCTTCACGGAGGAGACTACAATCCTGACCAGTGGCTTGATCGGCCCGATATTTTAGCCGATGATATCAAGCTGATGAAGCTTTCTCATACGAATACGTTTTCTGTCGGCATTTTTGCGTGGAGTGCGCTTGAGCCCGAGGAAGGCGTGTATCAATTTGACTGGCTTGATGATATTTTTCAACGGATTCACAGCATAGGCGGACGCGTCATATTGGCAACGCCGAGCGGAGCCCGTCCCGCCTGGCTGTCGCAAACCTATCCTGAAGTGCTGCGTGTCAATGCTGCCCGAGTCAAACAGCTGCACGGGGGAAGGCACAACCACTGCATCACATCAAAGACATATCGGGAAAAAACGCAGAACATCAACCGCTTATTAGCAGAACGATACGGCAATCATCCTGCGCTGTTAATGTGGCATATTTCAAACGAATACGGCGGAGATTGCCACTGCGACCAATGCCAGCGTGCTTTCAGGGAGTGGCTGAAATCGAAATATGACAACAGCCTCAAGACATTGAACCACGCGTGGTGGACTCCGTTTTGGAGCCACACATTCAATGACTGGTCACAAATTGAAAGCCCTTCGCCGATCGGTGAAAGTGGCTTGCACGGCATGAACTTAGACTGGCGCCGGTTCGTCACCGATCAAACGATTTCGTTTTATGAAAATGAGATCGTGCCGCTGAAAGAACTGACGCCCCATATCCCTATCACAACGAACTTTATGGCTGACACACCGGATTTGATTCCGTATCAGGGCCTCGACTACAGCAAATTTGCGAAACATGTCGATGTCATCAGCTGGGACGCTTATCCGGTCTGGCACAATGACTGGGAAAGCACAGCTGATTTGGCAATGAAGGTCGGCTTCATCAATGACCTGTACCGAAGCCTGAAGCAGCAGCCTTTCCTATTAATGGAGTGTACGCCAAGCGCGGTCAATTGGCATAACGTCAACAAGGCGAAGCGCCCGGGCATGAATCTGCTGTCGTCCATGCAAATGATCGCCCACGGTTCGGACAGCGTTCTCTATTTCCAATACCGCAAATCGCGCGGATCATCAGAAAAATTGCACGGAGCGATTGTGGGTCATGACAATAGCTCGAAGAACCGCGTCTTTCAAGAGGTGGCCAAAGTCGGCGAGACATTAGAACAGCTGTCCGAGGTTGTCGGAACGAAGAGGCCTGCTGAAACCGCTATTTTATATGACTGGGAAAATCATTGGGCGCTCGAGGATGCCCAGGGGTTTGCGAAGGCGACAAAACGTTATCCGCAAACACTTCAACAGCATTACCGCACATTCTGGGAACACGATATCCCTGTCGACGTCATCACGAAAGAACAAGACTTTGCACCATATAAACTGCTAATCGTCCCAATGCTGTACTTAATCAGCGAAGACACCATTTCCCGTTTAAAATCATTTACGGCTAACGGCGGCACCTTAGTCATGACGTATATCAGCGGGATTGTGAACGAACATGACTTAACGTATACAGGCGGATGGCATCCGGATCTTCAAGCTATTTTCGGAATTGAGCCTCTTGAAACCGACACGCTGTATCCGAACGATCGAAACGCCGTCACCTACCGCGGCCAAACATATGAAATGAAGGATTATGCGACCGTGATTGATGTAAAGACCGCATCAGCGGAAGCGGTGTATCAAGAAGATTTTTACGCGCGTACGCCAGCGGTGACAAGCCATCAATATCAGCAGGGCAAGGCGTATTTTATCGGCGCGCGCTTGGAGGATCAATTTCATCGGGATTTCTATGAAGGGCTGATCACAGACCTGTCTCTTTCTCCTGTTTTTCCGGTTCGGCACGGGAAAGGCGTCTCTGTACAAGCGAGGCAGGATCAGGATCATGATTATATTTTCATCATGAATTTTACGGAAGAAAAACAGCTGGTCACGTTTGATCAGAGTGTGAAGGACATAATGACAGGAGACATATTGTCAGGCCGCCTGACGATGGAACAATATGAAGTGAGAATAGTCGTAAACACACATTAG